In Microbacterium pumilum, the following proteins share a genomic window:
- a CDS encoding Gfo/Idh/MocA family oxidoreductase, with protein sequence MSETTTLAPAAAAASDSRPQVREIGIIMNGVSGRMGYRQHLVRSILAIRDQGGIELPDGSRVTVKPILVGRSAAKLAELAAKHGIEDYTSDLDAALADPRWEIYADFLVTKARSSALRKAIAAGKTIYTEKPTAETADEALELAKLADAAGIKTGVVHDKLYLPGLQKLKRLIDSGFFGRILSVRGEFGYWVFEGDWQPAQRPSWNYRVEDGGGIIVDMFPHWNYVLENLFGKVETVYAQAATHIPTRWDESGDPYEATAEDAAYGIFELEGGTIAQINSSWTVRVNRDELVEFHVDGTHGSAVVGLFGAKIQHRNATPKPVWNPDLADDHDYDADWAELPVNDVFQNGFRQQWEEFLTSYVLGTPYEFDLLSGARGVLLAEAGLESSREGRKIALRTLTLE encoded by the coding sequence ATGTCAGAGACGACTACCCTCGCCCCGGCAGCTGCCGCGGCATCCGACAGCCGTCCGCAGGTCCGCGAGATCGGCATCATCATGAACGGGGTGTCGGGCCGGATGGGCTACCGCCAGCACCTCGTGCGATCGATCCTCGCGATCCGCGACCAGGGCGGCATCGAACTCCCAGACGGCTCGCGCGTGACAGTGAAGCCGATCCTCGTCGGTCGTAGCGCGGCGAAGCTCGCCGAGCTCGCCGCCAAGCACGGCATCGAGGATTACACGAGCGATCTGGATGCCGCACTGGCCGATCCGCGCTGGGAGATCTACGCCGACTTCCTCGTCACCAAGGCGCGCTCGTCCGCCCTGCGGAAGGCCATCGCGGCCGGGAAGACGATCTACACCGAGAAGCCCACCGCCGAGACGGCAGACGAGGCCCTCGAACTCGCGAAGCTCGCCGACGCAGCCGGAATCAAGACCGGCGTCGTGCACGACAAGCTCTACCTGCCTGGTCTGCAGAAGCTCAAGCGGTTGATCGACTCCGGCTTCTTCGGTCGCATCCTCTCGGTGCGCGGCGAGTTCGGCTACTGGGTGTTCGAGGGCGACTGGCAGCCCGCGCAGCGCCCCAGCTGGAACTACCGGGTCGAGGACGGCGGCGGCATCATCGTCGACATGTTCCCGCACTGGAATTATGTGCTCGAGAACCTCTTCGGCAAGGTCGAGACGGTGTACGCGCAGGCCGCGACCCACATTCCGACCCGCTGGGATGAGAGCGGAGACCCCTATGAGGCGACCGCAGAGGATGCGGCCTACGGCATCTTCGAGCTCGAGGGCGGCACGATCGCCCAGATCAACTCTTCGTGGACCGTGCGGGTCAATCGCGACGAGCTCGTCGAGTTCCACGTCGACGGCACGCACGGGTCGGCGGTCGTCGGGCTGTTCGGCGCCAAGATCCAGCACCGCAACGCGACGCCGAAGCCGGTGTGGAACCCCGATCTCGCCGACGATCACGACTACGACGCCGACTGGGCCGAGCTGCCTGTCAACGACGTGTTCCAGAACGGATTCCGTCAGCAGTGGGAGGAGTTCCTCACCTCCTATGTGCTCGGCACGCCCTACGAGTTCGACCTGCTCTCGGGCGCCCGCGGCGTGCTGCTGGCCGAGGCCGGCCTCGAGTCCAGTCGCGAAGGTCGCAAGATCGCACTGCGCACGCTGACGCTGGAGTGA
- a CDS encoding carbohydrate ABC transporter permease translates to MSTTSFGEQAIAALENQVDATEQIPRRRVKRKTWQTVIWFVVLLAITAIVLYPLVWLFLSTFKPNSEFGSNPGLIPNNPTLDNYVKVSEGIAGVPMWRFFLNSFIIAAGSVIGVVLSSALAAYAFARIQFKGLGILFAAMIGTLLLPFHVLIIPQYILFNNLGLVDTFIPLLLPKFLATEAFFVFLLVQFIRQMPRDMDEAARIDGAGHVRIFWSIILPLIKPALITCSIFAFIWAWNDFLGPLLYLTSPENYPLPIALRLYNDQTSSSDYGATATASFIALLPVLAFFLVFQRFLVDGVATQGLKG, encoded by the coding sequence ATGAGTACGACAAGCTTCGGCGAGCAGGCCATCGCCGCACTGGAGAACCAGGTCGACGCCACAGAGCAGATCCCGCGCCGCCGGGTCAAGCGCAAGACCTGGCAGACGGTCATCTGGTTCGTCGTGCTGCTGGCGATCACCGCCATCGTGCTCTACCCGCTGGTGTGGCTGTTCCTGTCCACGTTCAAACCGAACTCCGAGTTCGGCTCGAATCCGGGGCTGATCCCGAACAACCCGACGCTGGACAACTACGTCAAGGTGTCCGAGGGGATCGCCGGGGTGCCGATGTGGCGGTTCTTCCTGAACTCGTTCATCATCGCCGCCGGTTCCGTCATCGGAGTGGTGCTCTCCTCAGCCCTGGCGGCGTACGCGTTCGCCCGAATCCAGTTCAAGGGCCTCGGCATCCTGTTCGCGGCGATGATCGGCACGCTGCTGCTGCCGTTCCACGTGCTGATCATCCCGCAGTACATCCTGTTCAACAATCTCGGCCTGGTCGACACCTTCATCCCGCTGCTGCTGCCGAAGTTCCTCGCGACCGAGGCGTTCTTCGTGTTCCTGCTGGTGCAGTTCATCCGCCAGATGCCCCGTGACATGGATGAAGCGGCTCGCATCGACGGCGCCGGGCACGTCCGCATCTTCTGGTCGATCATCCTGCCGCTCATCAAACCTGCGCTGATCACCTGCTCGATCTTCGCGTTCATCTGGGCATGGAACGACTTCCTGGGGCCCCTCCTCTACCTGACGAGTCCCGAGAACTACCCGCTTCCGATCGCGCTGCGCCTCTACAACGACCAGACCTCCTCGAGCGACTACGGCGCCACCGCGACGGCGTCCTTCATCGCGCTTCTCCCGGTGCTGGCGTTCTTCCTGGTGTTCCAGCGGTTCCTGGTCGACGGCGTCGCGACCCAGGGTCTGAAGGGCTGA
- a CDS encoding carbohydrate ABC transporter permease — MSNTTATRVIVTGRKPAGRSLFRRSTPEHADRSVQKRRARRETLAGYGFLSPWLLGFFGLTLLPMAYSLYLSFTKYNIFQPPEWIGLDNYVRLFTDDPTFVQSAQITLVYVVVGTPITLAAALGVAMLLNYRDRGAGFFRSSFYAPSLIGGSVSIAIVWRAMFGNDGPVDSVLSAIGIDLGGWIGNPALVLPALILLAIWQFGATMVIFLAGLKQIPKELYEAAEMDGAGPYHRFRAVTIPLLSPVIFFNLLLGLIGAFQVFTSAYIISNGSGGPAGSTNFITLYLYKRGFSDGQMGYAAAIAWVLLIVVAIIAFILFRTQRSWVHYSGDAR; from the coding sequence GTGAGCAACACGACAGCCACCAGAGTCATCGTCACAGGGCGGAAGCCGGCCGGCCGATCGCTCTTCCGTCGAAGTACACCGGAACACGCCGACCGGTCGGTGCAGAAGAGGCGCGCGCGTCGCGAGACGCTCGCCGGCTACGGTTTCCTCAGCCCGTGGCTGCTGGGATTCTTCGGTCTCACACTGCTCCCGATGGCGTATTCGCTGTACCTGTCGTTCACGAAATACAACATCTTCCAGCCGCCGGAGTGGATCGGGCTCGACAACTACGTCCGGCTGTTCACGGATGACCCGACCTTCGTGCAGTCCGCTCAGATCACGCTTGTCTATGTGGTGGTCGGCACCCCGATCACGCTTGCCGCGGCACTCGGTGTCGCGATGCTGCTGAACTACCGCGACCGCGGGGCGGGCTTCTTCCGCTCATCGTTCTACGCGCCGTCGCTCATCGGGGGATCCGTGTCGATCGCGATCGTGTGGCGGGCGATGTTCGGCAACGACGGACCCGTCGACAGCGTCCTCAGCGCGATCGGCATCGACCTGGGCGGCTGGATCGGCAACCCCGCTCTCGTGCTTCCGGCCCTGATCCTCCTGGCGATCTGGCAGTTCGGCGCCACGATGGTCATCTTCCTGGCGGGCCTCAAGCAGATCCCGAAGGAGCTCTACGAGGCTGCCGAGATGGATGGTGCGGGACCGTATCACCGGTTCCGTGCGGTGACGATCCCGCTGCTGTCGCCGGTGATCTTCTTCAATCTGCTGCTCGGACTCATCGGCGCGTTCCAGGTCTTCACGTCGGCGTACATCATCTCGAACGGCTCCGGCGGTCCCGCCGGTTCGACGAACTTCATCACGCTGTACCTCTACAAGCGAGGGTTCTCAGACGGCCAGATGGGCTATGCAGCTGCGATCGCATGGGTTCTGCTCATCGTGGTCGCCATCATCGCATTCATTCTTTTCCGCACCCAGCGCTCCTGGGTGCACTACTCAGGAGACGCCCGATGA
- a CDS encoding ABC transporter substrate-binding protein has translation MFSKKRAGSALALATGAALILAGCAGGGATPESAATYDPDEKVTLDLAFWGNDVRADLYNQVIEEFNKEYPNITVNTSFLGFPEFWEKRQTEAAGGGLPDVMQFDYSYLRQYAENGLLLDLDPYLGDIIETEPLGQSILDIGVVDDTTYAIPTSTNAWGMYTNPKLLETAGVDEFAGGSWEDYTEWMGEVTDASDGDIYGGTDYTGRIQNFEVQLRAEGSYLFSEDGEPGFDEARLTEFWESGADARDGITVPQQRLEELLPLSGFDAGVSASELTWDNFGAGYLANLGADYTELGLIAPPVTVEGSKDLYLKPSMLHAIAETTEHPAAAAELVNFLINSPESGKIFGSNRGIPASTTALEGAELDPISQQIADYEVTIADRLGEAPPVPIVGAGTLEEKFRQLGTELGFGTITVEDAVSQFFSEMDVVLNQ, from the coding sequence ATGTTCAGCAAGAAGCGGGCCGGTTCGGCCCTCGCCCTCGCCACAGGAGCAGCATTGATTCTGGCCGGCTGTGCCGGCGGCGGCGCCACCCCGGAGAGCGCTGCGACGTACGACCCGGATGAGAAGGTCACTCTCGACCTCGCGTTCTGGGGCAACGATGTGCGGGCGGACCTCTACAACCAGGTCATCGAGGAATTCAACAAGGAATACCCGAACATCACGGTCAACACGAGCTTCCTGGGCTTCCCCGAGTTCTGGGAGAAGCGCCAGACCGAGGCGGCCGGTGGCGGCCTGCCCGATGTCATGCAGTTCGACTACTCGTACCTGCGTCAGTACGCCGAGAACGGGCTGCTGCTCGACCTCGACCCGTACCTCGGCGACATCATCGAGACCGAGCCGCTCGGGCAGAGCATCCTCGACATCGGCGTGGTGGACGACACGACCTACGCCATCCCGACCTCGACCAACGCGTGGGGCATGTACACGAACCCGAAGCTGCTCGAAACGGCGGGCGTCGACGAGTTCGCCGGTGGCAGCTGGGAGGACTACACCGAGTGGATGGGCGAGGTCACCGACGCGTCGGATGGCGACATCTACGGCGGCACGGATTACACCGGCCGCATCCAGAACTTCGAGGTGCAGCTGCGCGCCGAGGGCTCGTATCTCTTCAGCGAGGACGGCGAGCCCGGCTTCGACGAGGCACGACTCACCGAGTTCTGGGAGTCCGGCGCGGACGCGCGTGACGGCATCACCGTGCCGCAGCAGCGCCTCGAGGAGCTCCTGCCGCTGAGCGGGTTCGACGCCGGTGTTTCGGCGAGCGAGCTGACGTGGGACAACTTCGGCGCCGGCTACCTGGCGAACCTGGGTGCGGACTACACCGAGCTCGGCCTGATCGCTCCTCCAGTCACGGTGGAAGGCTCGAAGGACCTGTACCTGAAGCCGTCCATGCTGCACGCGATCGCGGAAACCACCGAGCACCCCGCAGCGGCGGCTGAGCTGGTGAACTTCCTGATCAACTCGCCCGAGTCGGGCAAGATCTTCGGCAGCAACCGAGGCATCCCCGCCTCGACCACGGCTCTCGAGGGCGCTGAGCTCGACCCGATCAGCCAGCAGATCGCGGACTACGAGGTCACCATCGCGGACCGCCTCGGCGAAGCGCCGCCCGTGCCGATCGTCGGCGCCGGCACGCTGGAGGAGAAGTTCCGTCAGCTCGGCACCGAGCTGGGCTTCGGCACCATCACCGTCGAAGACGCCGTCTCGCAGTTCTTCTCCGAGATGGACGTCGTCCTCAACCAGTAG
- a CDS encoding Gfo/Idh/MocA family oxidoreductase has translation MTMTLRCALVGTGAIANAHARAVAAHPNAQLVAVTDHNRAAADDFAERWHVPAVYDELDELLAAEHPDVVHICTPPGVHHDQTITAFAAGAHVVVEKPPASSLVELDEMRAAAAAAGKQLAVVFQQRTGTAPAHFRRLLQDGVLGRPLIAVCQTLWYRDAAYFAVPWRGKWETEGGGTTLGHGIHQIDLLAFLLGDWAGVQARLWRLDRETQTEDASTATVTFESGVVAQVVTSAVSPREISSIRIDTQRATITVEHLYGHGHENWSITPAPGFEEESAEWVLPEHEERSDHAPLLRDVFDALIAGEALPPTAADPARSFELVAAIYASAAADGAVVTPADLARHPTHRGGFASPVIDLRGTGA, from the coding sequence ATGACCATGACGCTTCGCTGTGCTCTCGTCGGAACGGGGGCGATCGCGAACGCTCATGCGCGAGCGGTCGCCGCTCATCCGAACGCTCAACTCGTGGCGGTGACCGATCACAACCGCGCCGCAGCGGACGACTTCGCCGAACGATGGCACGTTCCTGCCGTCTACGACGAACTCGACGAACTGCTCGCGGCCGAGCATCCCGATGTCGTGCACATCTGCACGCCGCCCGGCGTCCATCACGACCAGACGATCACGGCGTTCGCCGCGGGCGCTCACGTCGTCGTCGAGAAGCCGCCGGCATCGTCGCTCGTCGAACTCGATGAGATGCGGGCTGCGGCTGCGGCCGCAGGCAAGCAGCTTGCCGTCGTCTTCCAGCAGCGCACCGGCACGGCCCCGGCACACTTCCGCAGGCTGCTGCAGGATGGCGTGCTCGGCCGCCCCCTGATCGCGGTGTGCCAGACCCTCTGGTATCGCGACGCCGCCTACTTCGCCGTGCCGTGGCGAGGCAAGTGGGAGACCGAAGGCGGTGGTACGACGCTCGGCCACGGCATCCATCAGATCGACCTGCTCGCGTTCCTGCTCGGCGACTGGGCCGGAGTTCAGGCGCGCTTGTGGCGTCTGGATCGCGAGACGCAGACCGAGGATGCCTCGACCGCGACGGTCACATTCGAAAGTGGCGTCGTGGCGCAGGTCGTCACGAGCGCGGTCTCGCCGCGCGAGATCAGCTCGATCCGCATCGACACCCAGCGGGCGACGATCACGGTCGAGCACCTCTACGGCCACGGTCACGAGAACTGGTCCATCACCCCGGCTCCCGGCTTCGAGGAGGAGTCGGCCGAGTGGGTGCTCCCGGAGCACGAAGAGCGCAGCGACCATGCCCCGCTGCTGCGCGACGTCTTCGACGCGCTCATCGCCGGCGAAGCGTTGCCGCCCACGGCCGCAGATCCTGCGCGATCCTTCGAGCTCGTCGCGGCGATCTATGCGTCCGCTGCCGCCGACGGCGCCGTCGTCACGCCCGCCGACCTCGCACGTCACCCGACGCATCGAGGCGGCTTCGCGAGTCCCGTCATCGACCTGCGCGGCACCGGTGCGTGA
- a CDS encoding cupin domain-containing protein, whose product MSAPLFPGGVAVSDLAVYDWDAVDGRCGGSPHLHTASSEGYVVVAGSGAVHTVSAEGVAEHPLSPGEVVWFSPGTVHRLVNDGGLRLLVVMQNSGLPEAGDAVMTFPSRVLDDPEEYAAAAALPTGIGREAAARARRDLAMQGYLELLAAVDAEGPKALETLHLRAARLVQPRVADWRTAWESTVLAEVDRTRRQLDALSSGLPGLLGASSVARAAPAAGGPGFGMCGRLTTWQWNTAADQSGQRFPV is encoded by the coding sequence ATGAGCGCCCCGCTCTTCCCGGGCGGCGTCGCCGTGTCGGATCTCGCGGTGTATGACTGGGACGCCGTCGACGGCAGGTGCGGCGGATCGCCTCACCTGCACACCGCATCGAGCGAGGGGTACGTCGTCGTGGCTGGATCCGGTGCCGTCCACACCGTGAGTGCCGAGGGCGTCGCCGAGCACCCGCTGTCTCCCGGCGAGGTCGTCTGGTTCTCGCCGGGGACGGTCCATCGACTCGTGAACGACGGGGGTCTGCGGCTGCTGGTCGTCATGCAGAACTCCGGGCTGCCGGAAGCCGGCGACGCCGTGATGACGTTTCCCTCTCGCGTGCTCGACGATCCCGAGGAGTATGCGGCAGCCGCGGCGCTTCCCACCGGCATCGGTCGGGAGGCTGCGGCGCGGGCGCGGCGTGACCTCGCGATGCAGGGCTACCTCGAACTCTTGGCGGCCGTCGATGCGGAGGGGCCGAAGGCGCTGGAAACGCTGCACCTCCGTGCTGCGCGCCTCGTGCAGCCGCGCGTCGCCGACTGGCGCACTGCGTGGGAGTCGACGGTGCTGGCGGAGGTCGACCGAACTCGGCGCCAGCTCGACGCGCTGAGCAGTGGTCTTCCGGGGTTGCTCGGCGCGTCATCCGTCGCGCGCGCGGCTCCCGCTGCCGGGGGTCCAGGGTTCGGAATGTGCGGGCGCCTCACGACGTGGCAGTGGAACACCGCGGCAGACCAGTCGGGACAGCGCTTTCCGGTGTGA
- a CDS encoding PmoA family protein produces MTLSISQDGGAAIAVSDGHTELFRYTYVPDTPQFESPKPYLHPLRTRAGHLVSLFRPHDHVWHKGIAWSLPVVGDENFWGGPTYVRDQGYVQLPNDGAQAHLGVEALAVGADGVARFAHDLEWITQAGDRLFTERRAIGARVVGEDSWVLTVETAMKNVSASDIAIGSPTTKGRDNAGYGGLFWRGPRSFTGGTLVTASGTGSGNDVRGQRHEWMGFAGRQDEVDASSLIVMVDDVANPHHPPQWFARSEEFACLNPAPFFSEELVVPAGGTVEFRYGVGIADADADAAAALAQAVRDVLGGQS; encoded by the coding sequence ATGACGCTTTCCATTTCCCAGGACGGCGGCGCCGCGATCGCCGTGAGCGACGGCCACACGGAGCTGTTCCGGTACACCTACGTGCCCGACACCCCTCAGTTCGAGTCGCCGAAGCCGTACCTGCACCCGCTCCGCACCAGAGCCGGACACCTCGTGAGCCTCTTCCGTCCGCACGATCACGTGTGGCACAAGGGGATCGCGTGGTCGCTGCCCGTGGTGGGCGACGAGAACTTCTGGGGCGGCCCGACGTACGTGCGCGACCAGGGTTACGTGCAGCTCCCGAACGACGGCGCCCAGGCACATCTGGGGGTCGAGGCGCTCGCGGTGGGGGCGGACGGCGTCGCGCGATTCGCCCACGATCTCGAGTGGATCACCCAGGCGGGCGACCGCCTGTTCACCGAGCGCCGCGCGATCGGCGCGCGCGTGGTCGGGGAGGACAGCTGGGTGCTCACGGTCGAAACGGCGATGAAGAACGTCTCGGCATCCGACATCGCGATCGGATCGCCGACGACGAAGGGACGCGACAATGCCGGCTACGGCGGTCTCTTCTGGCGAGGGCCGCGCTCGTTCACCGGCGGCACGCTCGTCACCGCGTCGGGAACCGGGTCGGGCAACGATGTGCGGGGCCAGCGGCACGAGTGGATGGGGTTCGCGGGCCGCCAGGACGAGGTCGACGCGTCGTCGCTCATCGTGATGGTCGACGACGTGGCGAACCCACACCATCCGCCGCAGTGGTTCGCCCGATCGGAGGAGTTCGCCTGCCTCAACCCGGCGCCGTTCTTCAGTGAGGAGCTCGTCGTACCTGCCGGGGGCACCGTCGAGTTTCGCTACGGTGTCGGGATTGCGGATGCGGATGCGGATGCTGCCGCCGCGCTGGCGCAAGCCGTGCGCGACGTCCTCGGAGGACAGTCATGA